Below is a genomic region from Nitrospirota bacterium.
CCTGGCGGCATCAAGAACAATGCCTTCAAATACGCCGACCCTTAACTTAAACGGCTCTAATTTAGTGCTGAACTCATGCACTACTTTAGCTGTTGCAGCAAGGTCTTCATAACCAAAAACAACACCTGTTGTCCCTGTAAAATGTTCATCTACTTTTTTTACACCCGTTCCTTCAGATGCCCTGACTGCCAGTGTATTTTTGATTACCTTATACTCTGCACCACATTTCCTGAGGCGAATCCTCAGGTCAGTAAGCTGGGCAACTGTCATACCTTTATAATCAGTAAGAATTACCGCACCTGCCTTCTCAAACTTTTTGTGCAGTTCCTCTACTGCTTTTACCTTTTCCTGTTTACTGACATTCATTTC
It encodes:
- a CDS encoding 50S ribosomal protein L10; translation: MEMNVSKQEKVKAVEELHKKFEKAGAVILTDYKGMTVAQLTDLRIRLRKCGAEYKVIKNTLAVRASEGTGVKKVDEHFTGTTGVVFGYEDLAATAKVVHEFSTKLEPFKLRVGVFEGIVLDAARIKEVANMPSKEVLLSMALGSVKSPLYGLAYTLQGIMSKLAYALSAVKDTKNN